One segment of Nostoc flagelliforme CCNUN1 DNA contains the following:
- a CDS encoding class II glutamine amidotransferase translates to MWNDPNLEELSNYVQSTCTVGYARLAGIGESLDISNCQPFRSGKLLFVHNGEISNFQQTLYRPIRDSLSDSTYRLIKGMTDSEHIFALLVEMWQSSPDSTVFSALRATVQKLTELASKYDTSFSANIIVTDGQAIAAIRYAYRTQAPTLYWSCDALKHPDQVIVASERLSNENWTAFGEQSMLFFQAQSLQPTISLLDKFA, encoded by the coding sequence ATGTGGAACGATCCCAATCTGGAAGAGTTGAGCAACTATGTACAATCTACTTGTACTGTCGGCTATGCGCGATTAGCTGGGATAGGTGAATCGCTCGACATTAGCAACTGTCAGCCATTTCGCAGTGGTAAACTGTTGTTTGTGCATAATGGCGAAATCTCAAACTTTCAACAGACTCTCTACAGACCAATCCGTGACAGCCTCTCTGATTCCACATACCGCCTGATTAAAGGCATGACTGATTCTGAACACATCTTCGCTTTGCTAGTGGAAATGTGGCAGTCATCTCCAGACAGCACTGTGTTCTCAGCCTTACGTGCCACGGTTCAAAAATTGACTGAGTTGGCATCAAAATACGACACCAGCTTTAGTGCCAATATAATTGTCACCGATGGTCAAGCAATTGCAGCAATTCGCTATGCTTACCGTACACAAGCTCCTACTCTCTATTGGTCTTGTGATGCACTCAAGCACCCAGACCAGGTTATTGTTGCCTCTGAGCGTTTATCTAACGAAAATTGGACTGCTTTTGGTGAGCAAAGTATGTTATTTTTTCAAGCTCAGTCATTACAGCCAACAATTAGCCTGTTGGATAAATTTGCTTAA
- the lnt gene encoding apolipoprotein N-acyltransferase: MQKKQSKKQGEQGKQGRQGERFISLLPCLIALASGIFMGLTVAPVGAWLLAWIAIVPLWVLVVTSAKRKNQSPPAPSSPSTPPALFWGIGYHGVALSWITGIHPMTWLGVPWLPSLLITLFCWGFISLLGGVFVSIWAAVMVRLNGHKPWLRILIGTAVWCGLESLWSAGPLWWSSLAYTQSPHNLVIVHLGQLSGPNTVTAAIAAVNGLIAEAYINRQDTKISSVSRQLLQVGEPAQRTGFSAPLRFVNKYLVIATGLLITLHLIGFILYSRPIAQLPEAALKVGIVQGNIPNRLLRSSEGFRRAQENYTNGYLTLADQGVDAVLTPEGALPIFQRNLLGTALVAAVKEKGVVAWIGAFGERGDSYTISLFTFNSQGEIVSRYDKSKLVPLGEYIPFEGILGGIVQRLSPLEAHQVPGSANQIFDTPFGRAIASICYESAFPEQFRRQAAAGGQFIVSSSNDAHYTASMPFQHHAQDIMRAIETDRWSARATNTGYSGFIDPHGRTLWISGYNTYETHAETIYRRQTQTLYVRWGDWLTPLLLISSGGAWLLIQLGHIEPI; encoded by the coding sequence ATGCAGAAGAAGCAGAGTAAAAAGCAGGGAGAGCAGGGGAAGCAGGGGAGGCAGGGGGAGAGGTTTATCTCTTTACTCCCTTGCTTGATTGCCTTAGCTAGCGGCATTTTTATGGGGCTAACTGTCGCTCCTGTAGGTGCATGGTTGTTGGCTTGGATTGCCATAGTCCCCTTATGGGTGCTAGTTGTAACTTCAGCCAAACGCAAAAACCAATCCCCCCCTGCTCCTTCATCTCCCTCTACTCCCCCTGCTTTGTTCTGGGGTATCGGTTATCACGGTGTCGCCCTATCTTGGATTACCGGAATTCATCCGATGACATGGTTGGGTGTTCCTTGGTTGCCAAGTTTGTTAATAACCCTTTTTTGTTGGGGATTTATCAGTCTCTTGGGAGGGGTATTCGTTAGTATTTGGGCGGCTGTGATGGTTCGCCTGAACGGACATAAACCGTGGCTACGTATACTGATTGGTACAGCCGTCTGGTGCGGATTAGAGAGTCTGTGGAGTGCGGGACCTTTGTGGTGGAGTTCTCTTGCTTACACTCAAAGTCCGCACAATCTCGTAATTGTACATCTGGGACAACTCTCTGGGCCTAATACTGTGACAGCTGCGATCGCAGCTGTTAATGGTTTAATTGCTGAAGCATATATAAACCGCCAAGACACCAAGATTTCCTCTGTGTCGCGCCAGTTGCTACAAGTCGGGGAACCCGCCCAACGCACTGGCTTCTCTGCGCCTCTGCGGTTCGTTAATAAATACTTGGTTATCGCCACAGGACTATTAATTACCTTACACCTTATCGGTTTTATCTTATATAGCCGTCCCATCGCCCAGTTACCAGAAGCAGCCTTGAAAGTGGGGATTGTTCAGGGTAATATCCCAAACCGACTTTTACGAAGTTCCGAAGGGTTTCGTCGCGCCCAAGAAAACTATACCAATGGATATCTAACTTTAGCAGACCAAGGTGTAGATGCAGTACTCACCCCAGAAGGAGCCTTACCTATTTTCCAGCGTAACTTGTTGGGAACTGCCTTAGTCGCAGCCGTGAAGGAAAAAGGAGTAGTTGCTTGGATTGGGGCATTTGGCGAACGGGGAGACAGTTATACAATTAGCTTGTTTACTTTCAATAGTCAGGGTGAAATTGTCAGCCGCTACGATAAGTCCAAACTAGTACCCTTGGGAGAGTATATTCCCTTTGAAGGAATTTTAGGCGGGATAGTTCAGCGCTTGTCGCCTTTAGAGGCACACCAAGTTCCGGGTTCGGCAAATCAAATATTTGATACTCCTTTTGGTCGGGCGATCGCTAGTATATGTTATGAATCTGCTTTTCCTGAGCAATTTCGCCGTCAAGCTGCTGCGGGTGGGCAATTTATTGTCAGTTCTTCTAACGATGCCCATTACACTGCATCGATGCCATTTCAGCACCATGCACAGGATATCATGCGGGCAATTGAAACTGATAGATGGTCAGCACGGGCAACTAATACAGGATATTCAGGCTTTATAGATCCTCACGGCAGAACCTTGTGGATATCTGGATATAATACTTACGAAACTCATGCTGAAACAATTTATCGGCGACAAACGCAGACTTTATATGTGCGTTGGGGTGATTGGTTGACACCGTTGTTATTGATATCCTCTGGAGGAGCTTGGCTGTTAATTCAACTTGGGCATATAGAACCCATTTGA
- the rpsO gene encoding 30S ribosomal protein S15, whose amino-acid sequence MALTQLRKQEIISNYQVHETDTGSADVQVAMLTERINRLSEHLQANKKDHSSRRGLLKLIGQRKRLLAYISQESREKYQALISRLGIRG is encoded by the coding sequence ATGGCTCTGACGCAACTGCGGAAACAAGAAATAATTTCCAACTACCAAGTTCATGAAACCGACACTGGTTCGGCCGATGTCCAAGTTGCCATGCTAACTGAGCGCATTAACCGCCTCAGCGAACATCTCCAGGCAAATAAAAAAGACCATTCTTCCCGGCGGGGACTGTTGAAGCTAATTGGTCAGCGCAAGCGTCTTCTAGCTTACATATCACAAGAAAGTCGGGAAAAGTATCAAGCTTTGATCTCTCGTCTCGGTATTCGTGGATAG
- a CDS encoding alpha-amylase family glycosyl hydrolase yields MGSLIEFTLFAPRNKGAALIGCFSDWEEIPMVKSEDGYFRTQVKLEDGIYQYKFRVQSKSPNFALDEWVDIIDPKATDVNETEKSSIVQIKNGQRIIDTYVWQNDKKVLPENSELVIYEMHVADFTGDEVDLDKRGKYLGVIAKLDYLVELGVNAIELMPVNEYPGNYSWGYKVRHFFATESSYGSTEDLKRLIDECHARGVRVFMDGIYNHTDEECPLMLIDRNYWYYEHMHYPEDPDNYWGPEFNYDNYDEKLNVKPAWKYVGDVVQFWIQEYHIDGIRFDAVRQLANFEFLGWLAKQGKNHAAPKQFYNIAEHIPDTNTVVSPDGPLDACWHESFRYFIVPYICGETFELEQLKQILDPRQQGYATATNVINYLATHDRERLLRELGDRGIFDTEAFKRAKLAAVLLMTALGIPMLWMGEEFGEYQQKSEDVTKPQKINWSLLSGDQNYNLFEYYQKLIALRKQNLALQSDNIEFSHENPDDKVLAYTRWNEQNSRVLVIINFSDQNLTRYQIQNFPTVECWQDYFDNREVEVKEDALVTELPSYTAKIFVEQL; encoded by the coding sequence ATGGGAAGTTTAATTGAATTTACTTTGTTTGCTCCTCGTAATAAAGGAGCAGCTTTAATTGGGTGTTTTTCTGATTGGGAAGAAATCCCAATGGTAAAAAGTGAAGATGGTTATTTCCGCACTCAAGTAAAACTGGAAGATGGAATTTATCAATATAAGTTTCGCGTTCAAAGCAAAAGCCCAAATTTTGCACTTGATGAATGGGTAGACATTATTGATCCTAAAGCAACAGATGTTAATGAAACAGAAAAATCCAGCATAGTGCAGATTAAAAATGGTCAACGAATTATTGATACTTATGTTTGGCAAAACGACAAAAAAGTGTTGCCTGAAAATAGTGAATTAGTCATATATGAAATGCACGTTGCAGATTTTACTGGTGATGAGGTTGATCTTGACAAAAGAGGCAAATATTTAGGAGTAATTGCTAAGTTAGATTATCTGGTTGAATTGGGAGTTAATGCAATTGAATTAATGCCAGTTAATGAGTACCCTGGTAACTATAGCTGGGGTTATAAAGTGCGCCACTTCTTCGCTACAGAATCTAGTTATGGTTCAACAGAAGATTTAAAACGATTAATAGATGAGTGTCATGCTAGAGGCGTTCGCGTTTTTATGGATGGAATTTATAATCACACAGATGAAGAATGCCCTTTAATGCTGATTGATCGGAATTACTGGTATTACGAACACATGCATTATCCCGAAGATCCAGATAATTACTGGGGGCCAGAGTTTAACTATGATAATTATGATGAAAAATTAAATGTTAAGCCTGCATGGAAATATGTCGGGGATGTGGTGCAATTTTGGATTCAGGAGTATCACATTGATGGAATTCGTTTTGATGCAGTGCGTCAATTGGCTAATTTTGAATTTCTAGGCTGGCTAGCGAAGCAAGGGAAAAACCATGCTGCACCCAAGCAGTTTTACAATATTGCTGAACATATTCCCGATACAAACACTGTAGTCAGTCCAGATGGGCCATTAGATGCTTGTTGGCATGAAAGTTTTCGGTACTTTATTGTTCCATATATTTGCGGAGAAACATTTGAATTAGAACAACTAAAGCAAATTTTAGATCCCAGGCAGCAGGGTTATGCAACTGCCACCAATGTGATAAATTATTTAGCAACCCACGATCGCGAACGTTTATTGCGAGAATTAGGCGATCGCGGTATCTTTGACACGGAGGCATTTAAGCGAGCGAAGTTAGCAGCCGTTCTCTTAATGACAGCGCTGGGTATACCAATGCTGTGGATGGGAGAAGAGTTTGGCGAATATCAGCAAAAAAGCGAAGATGTAACTAAGCCACAGAAAATTAATTGGTCTTTGTTATCAGGTGACCAGAATTATAATTTATTTGAGTATTATCAAAAACTCATTGCTCTACGCAAGCAGAATCTAGCCTTGCAAAGTGATAATATCGAATTTTCCCACGAAAATCCCGATGATAAAGTGCTGGCTTATACTCGATGGAATGAGCAGAATTCTCGTGTGCTTGTCATAATTAATTTCTCAGACCAGAATCTAACTAGATATCAAATTCAAAACTTCCCAACTGTTGAGTGTTGGCAAGATTACTTCGATAATCGTGAAGTTGAAGTTAAAGAAGATGCTTTAGTCACTGAGTTGCCAAGCTATACAGCCAAGATATTTGTTGAGCAGTTGTAG
- a CDS encoding general stress protein: protein MVLSQYQRAVGVFTHRRDAEQALHELRDSGLAMEKVSVVVQNADRNHEIRDNEIGDKSDEGATVGGLSGGAVGGLTGLLVGLGTLAIPGVGPIMLAGAAATALVTTLVGASIGAATGTFAGALVGWGMSEEQARAYNQRVEVGHYLIIVDCTSFEIAKVEAILLRWGIEEFGIYEHLNSEQESTNYLTTTTSTTAIPNNKSGILTKYAISDFNNIDNLEAAINDMCVAGFPINQISLICKDFSQFKGSTGVNLSERFDAMRLGIPDEWARFYNEQIEQGNYILIVSGTDNELDYVSSILRNCGVQEIQIYDPMLIRS, encoded by the coding sequence ATGGTTTTAAGTCAATATCAACGTGCTGTAGGCGTATTTACTCATCGTAGAGATGCAGAGCAGGCACTACATGAGTTGAGAGATTCTGGCTTGGCGATGGAGAAAGTATCTGTAGTTGTACAGAATGCAGACCGCAATCATGAGATTCGTGATAATGAAATAGGCGATAAATCTGACGAAGGCGCAACAGTAGGAGGGCTTTCAGGAGGCGCTGTAGGTGGTTTGACTGGTTTATTAGTAGGTCTTGGTACTTTAGCAATCCCTGGAGTTGGGCCAATAATGCTGGCTGGGGCAGCTGCAACTGCTTTGGTTACAACCCTTGTAGGGGCAAGCATAGGTGCTGCAACTGGAACTTTTGCTGGTGCATTAGTTGGTTGGGGAATGTCGGAAGAGCAAGCTAGAGCATATAACCAGCGAGTAGAGGTTGGACACTATCTAATAATCGTAGATTGTACATCTTTTGAAATTGCTAAAGTAGAAGCAATTCTCCTGCGTTGGGGTATTGAAGAGTTTGGCATTTACGAGCATCTCAACAGTGAACAGGAAAGTACAAATTATCTGACTACCACGACTTCTACTACTGCCATTCCTAATAATAAAAGTGGGATTTTGACCAAATATGCTATTAGTGACTTTAATAACATAGATAATCTTGAAGCGGCAATTAATGATATGTGTGTCGCAGGTTTTCCAATAAACCAGATTTCCTTAATTTGCAAAGACTTTTCTCAATTTAAAGGGTCAACAGGCGTTAATTTAAGTGAGCGCTTTGACGCTATGAGGCTAGGGATACCAGATGAGTGGGCACGCTTTTACAACGAGCAAATTGAGCAAGGCAATTACATACTCATCGTTAGTGGCACAGACAATGAACTTGATTACGTTAGCTCTATTTTGCGTAATTGCGGGGTTCAAGAAATTCAGATTTATGACCCAATGTTAATTCGATCCTAA
- a CDS encoding transposase encodes MPYSSSLTDQEWEILEPLLPQILPPKKQTRPSNWTKRELLDGIFYQLKNGCNWEDLPKDLPPYSTVYWHYKQWRAQGAIDKLMGILHSQVREQVKKNPNGRR; translated from the coding sequence ATGCCGTACTCTAGTAGCCTAACAGACCAAGAGTGGGAAATCCTTGAACCTCTACTACCTCAGATATTGCCGCCTAAGAAGCAGACCAGACCCTCCAATTGGACAAAAAGAGAACTCTTGGATGGCATCTTCTATCAACTGAAGAATGGCTGTAATTGGGAAGACTTGCCCAAGGACTTGCCCCCCTACTCAACCGTATATTGGCATTACAAGCAGTGGCGGGCCCAAGGAGCGATCGACAAACTAATGGGTATCTTACATTCTCAAGTACGTGAGCAAGTAAAAAAAAACCCAAATGGACGACGTTGA
- a CDS encoding transposase, translating into MLNRKDIVSTFSTNGIKRHLAVDTLGFPFFTHCTKANLSDDKGLIEMLTKNIGYFQSKPVNTPKITILLDHGYHTEYLREELEKVYPQIMTKIRFELSAKPSKQEKKDQGKSGFVPVAARWVIERSNAWMERCKILVKNFERTLANATAKVNLCLIRLMVKRLAAPSKISNGFYMPKLN; encoded by the coding sequence GTGTTGAATCGAAAGGATATTGTTTCTACTTTCTCGACGAATGGGATCAAGAGGCATCTAGCCGTTGATACCCTGGGATTTCCGTTCTTTACTCATTGCACCAAAGCAAATCTATCTGATGATAAGGGTTTGATTGAGATGTTGACTAAAAACATCGGTTATTTCCAGTCGAAGCCCGTCAATACTCCCAAAATCACCATTCTCCTAGACCACGGTTATCACACTGAGTATTTGAGGGAGGAGTTAGAAAAAGTTTATCCCCAAATAATGACGAAAATCAGGTTTGAACTTTCGGCAAAACCATCGAAACAAGAAAAGAAAGACCAAGGTAAATCTGGGTTTGTTCCGGTTGCAGCGAGGTGGGTCATTGAGCGGTCAAATGCTTGGATGGAAAGATGCAAAATCCTCGTCAAAAACTTTGAGAGAACTTTAGCTAATGCGACTGCCAAGGTTAATCTTTGTTTGATTCGGTTGATGGTTAAGAGGCTTGCTGCACCTTCAAAGATATCAAATGGGTTCTATATGCCCAAGTTGAATTAA
- a CDS encoding ComEC/Rec2 family competence protein has product MIQTSGVIICLGYIFGLLFTAVPWGGVWILVVGIVGAILFRRRTNSRQLAQKPENAGSKNKAVPNTWQTNPHPRIWLAAGLVGLLATLYFQWRVPQPGAKDISQFVPPGNSSNQEQLVIVRGEVVSNPRLTRSQRGQFWLEATQLDEVKNDKGSAGVPKGVTGKLYVTVPILQATGLYPSQQIAVTGILYKPKAASNPGGFDFQKFLKQEGTFAGLIGRQINVLEQERKWGWWQIRERIVRSQVRWLGIPEGPLVSAMVLGSKAVDLPYDIRDLFVQAGLAHALAASGFQTSLILSVILQLTRQTKKGTQFTLGFLALIIFLSLTGFQPAVLRAVIMGFAALVGLLLKRKVKQFGSLLLAATLLLVFNPLWIWDLGFQLSFLATLGLIVTVPALVNRLAWLPPAIAALIAVPLAATIWTLPVQLFVFGVVPSYSLLLNVVSTPLISIISIGGIISALVGLIWTQAGSFLAAVLHYPTDWLIKLVEFFSKLPGNSVAVGSISTWQLLTIYVLIILVWLVPWWQRRWWFANVIAIGLVFIPLWHSTNTLFRITVLESGTEPIIVVQDRGTVTVINSGDEGTGRFTILPFLQQQGVNQVNWAIATDFQGNESNAWLELLQRLPIRNFYEYSPKPENSIATQAIQQELQKHQGSYQPLAVGQAVKTGSIVVQLINDQLPILQLQILDQNWLLVGNIKSKEVQQLVKSGSLPRPQVLWCAPQSLKDLVIALQPQVAIASSANLDIKALLELNQSQTKLFFTGRDGAIQWTPNGQFEPFIEATENKSSVL; this is encoded by the coding sequence ATGATTCAAACCAGTGGTGTAATTATTTGTCTTGGCTACATTTTTGGGTTGTTGTTTACAGCAGTTCCTTGGGGCGGTGTATGGATTTTGGTTGTGGGGATAGTGGGAGCAATTCTTTTTAGAAGACGCACCAATTCACGGCAACTTGCTCAGAAACCAGAAAATGCTGGGAGCAAAAATAAGGCAGTGCCTAATACTTGGCAAACTAATCCCCATCCTCGAATATGGCTAGCTGCTGGCTTGGTGGGATTATTGGCAACTCTATATTTTCAATGGCGAGTGCCGCAACCAGGTGCAAAAGATATTAGTCAGTTCGTTCCGCCTGGAAATAGCAGTAATCAAGAACAACTTGTAATTGTTCGTGGCGAAGTGGTGAGTAATCCCCGTTTGACTCGCAGTCAGCGTGGACAATTTTGGCTGGAAGCGACTCAGCTAGATGAAGTCAAAAATGACAAAGGTTCAGCAGGTGTGCCAAAAGGGGTTACAGGTAAATTGTATGTGACAGTGCCTATACTTCAGGCTACTGGGTTATACCCTAGTCAACAAATTGCTGTGACTGGGATTTTGTACAAACCAAAGGCGGCTTCAAATCCTGGTGGTTTCGATTTTCAGAAGTTTCTCAAGCAGGAAGGAACCTTTGCTGGTTTGATTGGGCGACAAATAAATGTTTTAGAGCAGGAACGTAAATGGGGATGGTGGCAAATTCGGGAGCGAATTGTGCGATCGCAAGTTCGTTGGTTGGGTATCCCAGAAGGGCCTCTTGTCAGTGCAATGGTTTTAGGCAGCAAAGCAGTTGATTTACCCTACGATATCCGCGACTTGTTTGTACAAGCAGGATTAGCTCATGCTTTAGCAGCTTCTGGATTTCAAACTTCCTTAATTTTGAGTGTGATATTACAGTTAACAAGGCAAACAAAAAAAGGAACGCAATTTACCCTTGGCTTTTTGGCTCTAATCATTTTTCTGAGTTTAACAGGTTTTCAGCCTGCGGTTCTCAGAGCCGTAATTATGGGTTTTGCGGCATTAGTTGGGTTGCTATTAAAAAGAAAAGTAAAACAGTTCGGTTCATTACTATTAGCAGCGACTTTATTATTGGTATTTAATCCTTTATGGATTTGGGATTTAGGCTTTCAATTGAGTTTTTTAGCAACACTAGGATTAATAGTAACAGTACCCGCATTAGTCAATCGCCTAGCATGGTTACCACCTGCGATAGCTGCTTTGATTGCTGTTCCCCTAGCTGCCACTATTTGGACTTTACCTGTGCAACTTTTTGTCTTTGGGGTTGTACCATCTTATAGTTTGTTGCTAAATGTGGTTAGTACTCCATTAATTTCGATTATTAGTATAGGTGGAATCATTAGTGCCTTAGTGGGTTTAATTTGGACTCAAGCAGGAAGCTTTTTAGCTGCGGTGTTGCATTACCCGACTGATTGGCTAATTAAACTAGTGGAATTTTTTAGCAAGCTGCCAGGAAATTCTGTTGCTGTAGGCAGCATATCTACTTGGCAGCTTCTGACGATTTATGTACTGATTATATTGGTTTGGCTAGTGCCTTGGTGGCAACGGCGATGGTGGTTTGCTAATGTGATTGCCATTGGTTTAGTATTCATCCCCCTTTGGCATTCTACAAATACATTATTTAGGATAACAGTATTAGAATCTGGTACGGAACCAATTATAGTTGTTCAAGATAGAGGGACAGTAACTGTAATTAATAGTGGCGATGAAGGGACAGGACGTTTCACAATTCTACCGTTTTTGCAACAGCAGGGTGTAAATCAAGTCAATTGGGCGATCGCAACTGATTTCCAAGGCAATGAAAGTAATGCTTGGTTGGAATTACTGCAACGTTTACCAATCAGAAATTTTTATGAATATTCCCCCAAGCCAGAAAATTCAATTGCAACTCAGGCAATTCAACAAGAACTACAAAAGCATCAAGGATCTTACCAACCGTTAGCAGTTGGTCAAGCTGTGAAAACGGGTTCAATCGTGGTGCAATTAATCAACGATCAATTACCTATTTTACAATTGCAAATTTTAGATCAGAATTGGTTATTAGTAGGTAATATCAAGTCTAAAGAGGTACAGCAACTAGTTAAGAGTGGGAGTTTACCTCGTCCACAAGTGTTATGGTGTGCCCCTCAGTCATTAAAAGATTTAGTTATTGCTCTGCAACCACAAGTAGCGATCGCTTCTTCTGCCAACTTAGATATAAAAGCGTTATTGGAACTGAACCAAAGCCAAACAAAATTATTTTTTACAGGACGAGATGGGGCTATTCAATGGACACCTAATGGTCAGTTTGAGCCGTTTATTGAAGCAACAGAGAATAAGTCTTCTGTCTTATAA
- a CDS encoding PAM68 family protein codes for MSAEESERSRLPFEPNKKRQKPAKTQSKPAAQPQESGKQADRKRSYTKQEMAIPQVVSQRMIRRVAGFCGVPTALGISVLVVSYLLAIYSKIQLPPIAVLLVNMGLFGLGVLGITYGVLSASWDEERVGSLLGLGEFNTNWGRMVAVWRETRQKNS; via the coding sequence ATGTCTGCTGAAGAATCTGAACGCAGTCGCTTGCCCTTTGAACCAAACAAAAAGCGCCAAAAACCCGCAAAAACTCAAAGTAAACCAGCAGCACAGCCACAAGAATCTGGCAAACAGGCTGATAGAAAACGGTCTTACACCAAACAAGAGATGGCTATTCCCCAAGTAGTCAGCCAGAGGATGATCCGCCGGGTAGCTGGGTTCTGTGGTGTACCAACAGCTTTGGGCATTAGCGTCCTAGTTGTCAGCTATTTGCTGGCTATCTACTCCAAGATCCAACTACCTCCCATCGCCGTGTTATTGGTGAACATGGGATTATTTGGTTTGGGGGTTTTAGGGATAACTTATGGCGTTCTTTCTGCCTCTTGGGATGAAGAAAGAGTCGGAAGTTTGCTGGGATTGGGTGAGTTCAACACCAATTGGGGACGAATGGTGGCAGTTTGGCGCGAAACTCGCCAAAAAAACTCATAA
- the glyQ gene encoding glycine--tRNA ligase subunit alpha yields the protein MNFQSVIALLHQFWGDHGCLIAQPYDIEKGAGTKNPQTFLRALGPEPWAVAYVEPCRRPTDGRYGENPNRFQHYYQYQVLIKPSPDNIQEIYLDSLRVLGIRPEDHDIRFVEDNWEDATVGAWGTGWEVWLDGMEVTQFTYFQQCGGIDCRPVSIEITYGLERLTMYLQQVEAFTKIQWTDNITYGDVFLQSEIEQCTYNFEASNPELLLTLFNLYEQEATQLTERGLVLPSLDYVMKCSHTFNLLDARGVISVTERTRYIARIRHLARKVAHLYVEQREKLGFPLLKDTVSSTGSPI from the coding sequence GTGAATTTTCAGTCGGTTATAGCTTTATTGCATCAGTTCTGGGGCGATCACGGTTGTCTCATAGCCCAGCCCTACGATATAGAGAAGGGGGCTGGTACTAAGAATCCGCAGACATTTTTAAGAGCATTGGGACCGGAACCGTGGGCTGTTGCTTACGTTGAACCCTGTCGTCGCCCTACAGATGGACGCTATGGCGAAAATCCCAATCGCTTCCAACACTATTATCAGTATCAAGTTCTAATCAAGCCGTCCCCAGATAATATTCAGGAGATTTATCTTGATTCGTTAAGGGTTTTAGGTATTCGTCCTGAAGACCACGATATTCGGTTTGTAGAGGATAACTGGGAAGATGCGACGGTGGGAGCTTGGGGTACTGGCTGGGAAGTATGGTTAGATGGGATGGAAGTTACTCAATTTACCTATTTCCAACAGTGTGGGGGAATTGATTGTCGTCCGGTGTCGATTGAGATTACATACGGGTTAGAGCGGCTGACAATGTATCTCCAGCAAGTAGAAGCATTTACAAAGATCCAGTGGACAGACAACATTACTTATGGTGATGTTTTCCTGCAAAGTGAGATTGAGCAGTGTACATACAACTTTGAAGCGTCGAATCCTGAGTTGCTACTGACACTATTTAATTTATATGAGCAGGAAGCTACCCAATTGACGGAGCGAGGATTGGTCTTGCCTAGCTTAGATTATGTAATGAAGTGTTCACACACGTTCAATCTGCTGGATGCTAGAGGTGTGATTTCCGTGACAGAGAGAACTCGCTATATTGCCAGGATTCGGCATTTAGCTAGAAAAGTAGCTCATTTATATGTTGAGCAAAGGGAAAAATTAGGTTTTCCGTTACTCAAAGATACTGTAAGTTCAACAGGAAGCCCAATATGA